The proteins below come from a single Rosa rugosa chromosome 2, drRosRugo1.1, whole genome shotgun sequence genomic window:
- the LOC133733491 gene encoding disease resistance protein RPV1-like has translation MAASSTHVSRYDVFISFRGDDTRNTFTSHLFKALDRKKINTYLDYELESGDEIGPTLLKAIEESKISVIIFSENYATSTWCLDELVHILECKKINQQFVIPVFYRIDPSHVRHQREGYATAFAKHEERFKDRMDQVLKWKGALTTAANLSGFDSHTICNESELVERVVEAIFMKLDRELSSHLANFIGVESRIQKIKTLLCIVPPDVCVRTVGIWGMGGIGKTTLADAVFSQLSSQFEASCFLANIREESERRGLRHLRNELLGELLKEENFSIGTPSIGSAVIKNRLSRAKILIVLDDVNDLSQLESLVGDQVQFGSGSRIIITTRDMQLLREMQLLRKSANHDVQIYKVEELDNDEALQLFHLNDSEAIRSGEACTELVRMVLHYAAGIPLALKILGSLFRRCKSKQEREDFLKKLKKFPEKKLQNVYRVSYDALGENEREMFLYIACFHKGEKICSAKAQLDACGLFAGSGIEVLIDMSLISIKDDRYLWMHDVIQEMGWAIEREKYPEKPGKRSRLCAPEDVCHVLERNKGTEKVQSISLNLSMITELKLTPQAFKKMGNLKFLKFCGHDDLVDYSPLKDCDMRLNLQDLESLPDTLIYLRWPLYPLKSLPSKFSSDNLVELNMPGSQLRRLWNEGQNPRNLKRIDLHDSTQLVEVPDLSVSVNIESINLEGCIGLVEVPSYFENLHKLTSLNLSNCLNLRFLSDMPRNLVLLELQSTAIEELPSSIWSHEKLVELNLDLCEGIKNLPNSTWKLNSLTSLYLSGTSIEGLPSSIESLSAVVSIELIDCKRFVSLPTSICKLKSLQRLSLNGSSSFNTFPEILEPMYCLVSLNLGKTEVNELPSSIENLVGLKRLWLSECKSLESVPNSIYNLKLLEDFKVDGCCKLKKLPPSSFLLCSFMHVNILDLRGCKVLEEIPDCISSLTSLNLSGSMIKSIPSTIKQASRLRFLYARNCNCLQSLPELPSLLKVFDTSGCPKLKTVSFSMTALRQGLDQICEDVIDHYEKHRFYNCLNLDENSRSNIMDDAHLRIMRIATANYRKFLEEGSPLVGVVCSGSKIPKWFSYQTEGCLLNIELPINWSEDPNFLGLALCAVVTSPEKSSLRCKSDFKTINGESHQFNNYFPYDCNLTRWGDVNSDHVLVWYYGLESAQQFTIFNNATEASFEFYALNKRYVDGVLFTDDYMVKRCGVSLLYAQD, from the exons ATGGCGGCTTCTTCAACACATGTCTCTAGGTATGATGTCTTCATTAGTTTCAGAGGCGATGACACCCGCAATACCTTTACCAGCCATCTTTTTAAGGCTTTAGACAGGAAGAAAATCAACACATACCTTGATTACGAACTTGAGAGCGGAGATGAAATTGGACCTACCCTTCTGAAAGCAATTGAGGAATCAAAGATTTCCGTGATCATTTTCTCTGAAAACTATGCTACTTCCACTtggtgcttggatgaacttGTGCATATACTTGAATGCAAGAAAATAAATCAGCAGTTTGTTATACCCGTTTTTTACAGAATAGATCCATCACATGTACGACACCAGAGAGAGGGTTATGCAACTGCATTTGCTAAACATGAAGAGCGCTTTAAGGATAGGATGGACCAGGTGCTCAAGTGGAAGGGTGCTTTGACAACAGCAGCCAACTTATCTGGGTTTGATTCACACACTATTTG CAATGAGTCTGAATTAGTTGAGAGAGTCGTCGAAGCTATTTTCATGAAATTGGATCGTGAATTGTCCAGTCATTTAGCAAACTTCATTGGAGTTGAAAGTCGCATCCAGAAAATTAAAACGTTACTATGCATTGTCCCACCAGATGTTTGTGTTCGCACTGTAGGTATTTGGGGTATGGGTGGTATTGGCAAGACCACCCTTGCCGATGCTGTATTTAGTCAACTTTCTTCTCAGTTTGAAGCTTCTTGTTTTCTTGCAAATATTAGGGAAGAATCGGAGAGACGCGGATTAAGGCATCTGCGAAATGAGCTTCTTGGTGAGTTATTGAAGGAAGAAAATTTCAGTATCGGCACTCCATCCATAGGATCTGCTGTTATTAAAAATAGACTATCCCGTGCAAAGATCCtcattgttcttgatgatgtgaatgATTTAAGCCAATTAGAATCTTTAGTTGGTGATCAAGTTCAGTTTGGCTCAGGAAGCAGAATTATTATTACAACTAGAGATATGCAACTACTTAGAGAGATGCAGTTGCTGAGGAAATCAGCTAACCATGATGTTCAAATATACAAGGTGGAGGAACTAGATAATGATGAAGCACTTCAGCTCTTCCACTTGAATGATTCCGAAGCAATCCGTTCTGGAGAAGCTTGTACAGAATTAGTAAGAATGGTGTTGCATTATGCTGCTGGCATTCCCTTAGCCCTCAAAATTTTGGGTTCCTTATTCCGTCGGTGCAAGAGCAAACAAGAACGAGAagattttttgaaaaaactGAAAAAGTTCCCTGAAAAGAAACTTCAGAATGTGTATAGAGTAAGTTATGATGCATTAGGAGAAAATGAGAGGGAGATGTTTCTGTATATTGCATGTTTTCATAAAGGGGAGAAAATATGTAGTGCAAAAGCACAACTGGATGCATGTGGCTTATTTGCGGGTAGTGGAATTGAAGTCCTGATTGACAtgtctctcatatcaatcaaagATGACCGTTACCTATGGATGCATGATGTGATACAAGAAATGGGTTGGGCAATTGAACGTGAAAAATACCCTGAAAAGCCTGGAAAGCGCAGTAGGTTGTGTGCCCCTGAGGATGTCTGTCATGTGCTGGAAAGAAATAAG GGAACTGAAAAAGTTCAAAGCATATCCCTAAACCTGTCTATGATTACAGAGCTAAAATTGACTCCTCAAGCCTTCAAAAAGATGGGTAATCTAAAATTCTTAAAGTTTTGTGGTCATGATGATCTTGTGGACTACTCCCCTTTGAAGGATTGCGATATGCGCCTTAATCTTCAAGATCTTGAGTCTCTTCCTGATACCCTTATATATCTCCGCTGGCCTTTATACCCTTTGAAATCTTTGCCTTCAAAATTTTCTTCAGACAATCTTGTTGAGCTTAATATGCCCGGCAGCCAACTCCGGAGACTTTGGAATGAAGGACAG AATCCTAGGAACTTAAAAAGGATTGACCTTCATGACTCCACACAGTTGGTTGAAGTTCCAGATCTCTCAGTGAGTGTAAATATTGAGAGTATAAatttggaaggttgtatagggtTGGTTGAAGTTCCTTCATATTTTGAAAACCTACACAAGCTTACTTCTCTGAATCTGAGTAATTGCTTGAATCTTAGATTTCTGTCAGATATGCCACGCAATTTGGTTTTGTTGGAGTTACAAAGTACTGCAATAGAAGAATTGCCTTCATCAATTTGGTCTCATGAAAAACTTGTTGAATTGAATCTTGATTTGTGTGAAGGCATTAAGAATCTTCCCAACAGCACTTGGAAGCTGAATTCCCTCACATCTCTTTATTTGTCTGGGACAAGTATAGAAGGACTGCCCTCATCAATTGAGAGTCTGTCTGCAGTTGTTTCAATTGAACTGATCGATTGCAAAAGGTTTGTGAGTCTCCCCACCAGCATTTGTAAGTTGAAATCTCTTCAAAGACTTTCTCTTAATGGATCCTCTAGCTTCAACACCTTCCCAGAAATTTTGGAGCCTATGTACTGTCTGGTGTCTCTTAATTTAGGAAAAACAGAGGTTAATGAGCTACCCTCTTCCATTGAAAATCTAGTTGGCCTAAAAAGATTATGGTTATCTGAGTGCAAAAGTCTCGAATCTGTCCCAAATAGTATCTACAACTTAAAACTTCTTGAGGATTTCAAAGTTGATGGCTGTTGCAAGTTGAAAAAATTGCCTCCCTCGTCATTCCTTTTGTGTTCTTTTATGCATGTTAATATCCTAGACCTCCGTGGCTGCAAAGTATTAGAAGAAATCCCTGATTGCATTAGTAGCTTAACGTCGTTGAATCTGAGTGGAAGTATGATTAAGAGTATACCTTCAACTATCAAACAAGCGTCTAGGCTGAGGTTCTTATATGCAAGGAATTGCAATTGCCTTCAGTCTTTGCCAGAGCTCCCATCTCTTCTAAAAGTGTTTGACACAAGTGGCTGCCCGAAACTGAAGACAGTGTCTTTCTCGATGACTGCACTCAGACAAGGTTTGGATCAAATATGTGAAGATGTAATAGATCATTATGAGAAACATAGATTTTATAATTGCTTAAATTTGGATGAGAATTCAAGGAGCAACATAATGGATGATGCACATCTTAGAATTATGCGAATCGCAACTGCTAATTATCGG AAATTTTTGGAAGAAGGATCTCCTTTAGTTGGTGTTGTATGTTCAGGTAGTAAAATTCCAAAATGGTTCAGCTATCAAACTGAAGGATGTTTATTAAATATAGAGCTTCCTATAAATTGGTCTGAAGATCCAAACTTCCTGGGTTTAGCATTGTGTGCTGTTGTTACAAGCCCTGAAAAATCTTCTTTAAGATGTAAATCCGATTTCAAAACCATCAACGGAGAAAGCCATCAGTTCAACAACTATTTTCCCTATGATTGTAATCTCACCCGTTGGGGTGACGTCAATTCAGATCACGTCTTAGTGTGGTATTATGGCCTTGAAAGTGCGCAACAGTTCACTATTTTTAACAATGCCACCGAAGCCTCTTTTGAATTCTATGCACTTAATAAAAGGTATGTTGATGGTGTATTGTTTACTGACGACTACATGGTGAAAAGGTGTGGGGTGAGCTTGCTTTATGCTCAAGACTAA
- the LOC133730390 gene encoding uncharacterized protein LOC133730390, translated as MEVFKSLHLALGFPNSKEVHSDGQAGGLALFWSAEIDLQVRTRSAHHIDAVIHGGPGDPRWRLTGFYGYARTAERDRSWKLLRDLGDLDSLPWVVIGDFNEILNNGEKIDGPPRAKRQRAKVTWLKEGDRNTGFFHRKATNRKRKNAIHGLFDEHGVWREDDAGVEQIVTSYFKNMFTDSPIDMEAMNTTLEAIQPSVTPEMNAQLCQVYTEDEIRCALFHMYPTKSPGLDGMPPLFFQHYWEVIGKDVTEAVQDFLHTGNLLKQVNFTHICLIPKVNNPEKMSDLRPIALCNVLYKICSKAIANRLKLLLLDIISPYQSAFVPGRLITDNILVANEIAHFVHNKRDGFDGFMALKLDFSKAYDRMEWLFLRKVMERFGFTRGWIDMVMQCVCSVRFSFFIRGKPRGLVIPSRGLRQGDLLSPYLFLIGAKGFSALLQQKHLLGLLPGVEVCSEAPSVNHLLFADDSMLYAQASLEACYEIQDVIDTYGRASGQLVNFNKSSVVFSKNVQVDVQDEVASFLGVDIVESHEKYLGLPTYVGRKKTATFQYIKDNLAKKLKHWQGKLLSGAGKDILIWVVAQALPTYAMSVFQLTKKFCEDLEQMCARFWWGSTEDKRKIHWKAWEALCHPKEEGGLGFRSLTDFNMAMLAKQVWRIASNQESLIARIYKARYFPESSFWEAPAHNAPSYSWRSIFASRELLKTGSYWQIGTGVSVRVWSDVWIPGFPNLVPNTDSPLFDENMTVSELLCAPGRWDEEKVLAVFTIEVADAVLTIPLTRRLVHDRIVWRLEKKGEFSVKTAYRHAFSTSVERPGILETTTIQFWKKLWQANIPCTAKVHVWKIFHNILPSLERLVAKHVMIESQLCVLCIGSVESTLHLCRDCIFSRGVLSSNPSIAQVCFTAETDGLGVLEWLMFCANSRRAAGDVRWKGPLIGCVKLNTDGAFCSETGAGGSGLVLRDHLGKFLACKGRAVRGLISAEHAKLLAIKTAINFIVERSLQPAIVETDSLLVQQQLLGNGNNLSRLGRIYEDLRLQLAAMPNVNIVHTRREANKAAHLTATQAHSSG; from the exons ATGGAAGTTTTCAAGTCGCTTCATCTGGCTCTCGGGTTCCCAAACTCAAAGGAGGTCCATAGTGATGGACAGGCAGGTGGCCTAGCGTTATTCTGGAGTGCGGAGATCGATCTGCAAGTTCGTACAAGGTCTGCACATCACATCGATGCGGTGATCCATGGCGGACCGGGGGATCCTCGATGGCGTCTAACGGGCTTCTACGGGTATGCTCGTACTGCTGAACGAGATCGCTCCTGGAAACTGTTAAGAGATTTGGGGGATTTAGACTCGCTGCCATGGGTTGTCATTGGAGATTTCAACGAGATTCTAAATAATGGGGAGAAGATCGATGGGCCTCCTAGGGCTAAGAG ACAAAGAGCCAAAGTGACTTGGCTAAAAGAAGGAGATAGAAATACTGGATTCTTCCACCGCAAGGCAACTAATAGAAAACGAAAAAATGCAATTCATGGGCTGTTTGATGAACACGGCGTATGGCGTGAGGATGATGCTGGGGTTGAACAGATTGTTACGTCCTATTTCAAGAACATGTTCACTGATTCTCCAATTGATATGGAAGCAATGAATACTACTCTGGAAGCTATTCAACCTAGTGTTACACCAGAGATGAACGCTCAATTATGTCAGGTGTACACGGAGGATGAGATTCGTTGTGCATTGTTTCATATGTATCCAACAAAATCACCGGGCCTGGATGGCATGCCTCCATTATTTTTCCAACACTACTGGGAGGTGATTGGGAAAGATGTGACTGAAGCTGTTCAGGATTTTCTACATACGGGTAACCTATTAAAACAGGTgaatttcactcatatttgcttGATTCCGAAAGTAAATAATCCTGAAAAGATGTCAGATTTGAGGCCTATTGCTCTTTGTAATGTTTTATACAAGATCTGCTCTAAGGCAATTGCAAACAGACTCAAGCTATTACTTCTTGATATAATTTCACCGTATCAAAGCGCTTTTGTACCTGGCCGCTTAATCACTGATAACATTCTTGTTGCTAACGAGATTGCTCACTTTGTGCATAACAAGAGAGACGGGTTTGATGGATTTATGGCCTTGAAATTAGATTTTAGCAAGGCTTATGACAGAATGGAATGGTTGTTTCTTCGGAAAGTGATGGAAAGGTTTGGGTTCACAAGGGGTTGGATTGACATGGTTATGCAGTGTGTCTGTTCTGTaaggttttctttttttatcagAGGAAAACCTAGAGGACTGGTTATTCCAAGTAGGGGACTGAGACAAGGTGATCTCTTGTCACCCTATCTTTTCCTCATTGGTGCAAAGGGTTTTTCTGCCTTGTTGCAGCAGAAGCATTTGCTTGGCTTACTACCCGGGGTTGAGGTATGTTCTGAAGCTCCATCAGTTAATCATTTACTTTTTGCGGATGATAGCATGTTGTATGCTCAGGCTTCGCTGGAGGCTTGTTATGAGATTCAGGATGTTATAGACACATATGGAAGGGCTTCAGGGCAGCTAGTGAATTTTAACAAAAGCTCAGTTGTCTTTAGCAAAAATGTACAGGTAGATGTACAAGATGAAGTTGCTTCTTTTTTGGGAGTAGACATAGTTGAGTCACATGAGAAGTATCTGGGGCTCCCCACTTATGTAGGACGTAAGAAAACTGCTACTTTTCAGTATATCAAGGACAATTTAGCCAAGAAGCTCAAGCATTGGCAAGGAAAACTACTCAGTGGTGCAGGCAAGGATATTTTGATATGGGTTGTTGCTCAGGCCCTTCCAACTTATGCAATGAGTGTGTTCCAGCTAACAAAAAAATTTTGTGAGGATTTGGAACAAATGTgtgctagattttggtggggaagCACGGAAGACAAAAGGAAAATTCATTGGAAGGCTTGGGAGGCTCTCTGCCATCCTAAGGAAGAGGGAGGACTTGGCTTTCGAAGCCTCACTGACTTTAACATGGCTATGTTAGCAAAGCAGGTATGGAGAATTGCTAGCAATCAGGAATCCCTCATTGCTAGAATTTATAAGGCACGCTATTTTCCCGAGAGCTCATTTTGGGAGGCTCCCGCTCACAATGCCCCATCATATTCATGGAGAAGTATTTTCGCTTCCAGAGAACTGCTTAAAACAGGTTCATATTGGCAGATTGGCACCGGTGTATCCGTAAGAGTGTGGTCTGATGTGTGGATTCCAGGTTTTCCCAATTTAGTTCCTAATACCGATTCTCCTCTCTTTGATGAAAATATGACGGTTAGTGAGCTACTATGTGCACCGGGGAGATGGGATGAAGAAAAAGTTCTGGCAGTTTTTACGATTGAGGTAGCAGACGCTGTCTTAACTATTCCTTTGACACGAAGGTTGGTTCATGATAGGATTGTTTGGAGGTTGGAGAAGAAAGGCGAGTTCTCTGTGAAGACTGCCTACAGACATGCTTTTTCTACGTCTGTGGAGAGACCTGGAATTTTGGAGACTACGACGATTCAGTTTTGGAAGAAGCTATGGCAAGCTAACATTCCATGCACAGCTAAGGTACATGTGTGGAAAATTTTCCATAATATCCTTCCATCTCTAGAACGTCTAGTGGCTAAACATGTAATGATTGAATCACAGCTATGTGTTCTCTGTATTGGTTCGGTGGAGTCAACTTTACATTTATGTAGAGATTGTATATTTTCAAGGGGGGTTCTTAGTTCCAATCCTTCTATTGCTCAAGTGTGCTTTACGGCTGAGACTGATGGTTTGGGAGTGCTGGAGTGGCTCATGTTTTGCGCGAACAG CCGAAGAGCTGCAGGGGATGTAAGGTGGAAGGGTCCTCTAATTGGTTGTGTAAAACTGAACACTGATGGAGCCTTCTGTTCAGAAACTGGTGCTGGTGGGTCTGGTTTGGTTTTACGAGACCATCTTGGGAAGTTCTTAGCTTGCAAGGGCAGAGCAGTAAGGGGACTTATATCTGCTGAGCATGCTAAACTCCTGGCAATCAAGACTGCTATTAATTTTATTGTGGAGAGGTCCCTGCAGCCTGCAATTGTGGAGACTGATTCTCTGTTGGTTCAACAGCAACTACTAGGGAATGGCAACAACTTATCAAGACTTGGAAGAATTTATGAAGATCTACGGCTTCAGTTGGCTGCTATGCCTAATGTCAATATAGTTCATACACGACGAGAGGCCAATAAGGCCGCTCATCTTACGGCTACACAGGCTCATTCTTCAGGCTAA
- the LOC133732946 gene encoding pentatricopeptide repeat-containing protein At5g59600: protein MTPITQHRTFQSSPDLYTKLIGIYARDRELQPARLLHAHLITTGLARLTHFASKLIALYASCGRVAHARNLFDQIPKTNIRRWFALIGAYARSGFYQQAMDVFSEMQRAGSRPNRIVIPSVLKACGHLSDVKTGEKLHAVVFRHSFEFDAFISSALVDMYSKNGRVEKARRVFDMMVEKDLVALNAVVSGFCQHGMAEEALVLVEEMQLVGIEPNLITWNTLVAGFSQKGDEAMASRLFKLMRVNGIEPDVVSWTSVISGFVKNFQNSKAFYTFKQMLDHGICPTSATISSLLPACAAVANLRSGKEIHAYALVTGVEADVYVRSALVDMHAKCGFIYEAKTLFCKMSERNTVTWNSMIFGYANHGYCTEAIELFNKMKTEDNRKLDYLTFVAVLTACCHAGMIELGKSLFSSMQEEHGIMPRLEHYACMVDLLGRLGNLTEAYDMIKAMPMEPDLFVWGALLGASRNYGNIELAEIAAKHLSELEPESAGNNLLLSSLYADAGNWVNVARLKKMMKKKKLRKLPGCSWTEAA from the coding sequence ATGACTCCCATCACCCAACACCGTACATTTCAATCATCGCCTGACCTGTACACAAAGCTGATCGGAATCTACGCTCGTGATCGAGAATTGCAGCCAGCAAGACTACTCCACGCCCATTTGATCACCACCGGGTTGGCCCGTTTGACCCATTTTGCCTCCAAGCTCATAGCCTTGTACGCTTCCTGCGGCCGAGTAGCCCATGCCCGTAACCTGTTCGACCAAATTCCCAAGACCAACATACGCCGCTGGTTTGCTCTGATCGGAGCCTACGCTCGCTCTGGGTTTTATCAGCAAGCCATGGATGTGTTCAGTGAGATGCAAAGAGCCGGTTCGAGGCCGAATAGGATTGTTATTCCCAGTGTTCTCAAGGCATGTGGGCATCTCTCTGATGTTAAAACCGGTGAGAAACTACATGCTGTTGTGTTCAGGCACTCGTTTGAGTTTGATGCTTTTATTAGCAGCGCGCTTGTTGACATGTACTCGAAGAATGGGCGCGTGGAGAAGGCACGCAGGGTGTTTGATATGATGGTGGAGAAAGATTTGGTGGCTTTGAATGCTGTTGTTTCGGGGTTTTGTCAGCATGGCATGGCGGAAGAAGCATTGGTTTTGGTGGAGGAAATGCAGCTGGTGGGGATTGAGCCTAATTTGATTACTTGGAACActttggttgctgggttttcgCAGAAGGGTGATGAAGCAATGGCCTCTAGGCTGTTTAAGTTGATGCGCGTGAATGGGATTGAGCCTGATGTTGTTTCTTGGACTTCGGTTATATCTGGGTTTGTGAAGAATTTTCAAAACAGTAAGGCTTTTTATACATTTAAGCAAATGTTGGATCATGGAATATGTCCAACTTCAGCTACGATTAGTAGCCTGTTGCCTGCTTGTGCAGCTGTGGCGAACTTGAGGTCTGGTAAGGAGATACATGCTTATGCATTGGTGACTGGAGTTGAAGCTGATGTATATGTGAGGAGTGCTCTTGTTGATATGCATGCGAAATGCGGATTTATATATGAAGCAAAGACATTGTTTTGCAAGATGTCTGAAAGGAACACAGTAACGTGGAACTCAATGATTTTTGGATACGCAAATCATGGGTATTGCACTGAAGCAATTGAGCTTTTCAACAAGATGAAGACAGAAGACAACAGGAAACTTGATTACTTGACTTTCGTAGCAGTCCTTACTGCTTGTTGTCATGCTGGAATGATTGAACTTGGCAAAAGCTTGTTTAGTTCGATGCAGGAAGAACATGGGATCATGCCAAGACTAGAACATTATGCATGTATGGTTGATCTTCTAGGTCGATTAGGGAATCTCACTGAGGCATATGATATGATTAAGGCAATGCCCATGGAGCCAGATTTGTTTGTATGGGGAGCATTATTAGGAGCAAGTCGGAACTATGGGAATATAGAACTTGCTGAGATAGCAGCTAAGCATTTGTCAGAGCTAGAGCCGGAGAGTGCAGGAAACAATTTGCTATTATCAAGTCTATATGCAGATGCtggaaattgggtaaatgttgCAAGgttgaagaaaatgatgaagaaaaagaagttaaGGAAACTACCAGGATGCAGTTGGACGGAAGCTGCCTGA